The Elusimicrobiota bacterium DNA window CCTCCTCGAGCTTGGGGAGCTCGACGGGGGCGCGGGACGCGCGGTTCTGGGGCAGGGCCTCGATGCGGGCGAGGTCCTGGCGCCTCTGTCCGAGGTCGAGCGCCGCGAGCTTCTCGGCGCGCTGGAGCTTCCCCCGGTCGTCGAGCTTGGGGTTCGCGAGCTCCATGAGCTTGCGCTGGATCTCGGGCGCCTTCACCTCGAGCGGGGTGCTCATCGACGGCTTGGGCAGGGCGGGCAGGGCCAGCTTCAGGAAGTCCTTCATCGTGGGCGGCTTCACGGCGGCGGCCGCCTTCTGCGCCGCGGGCGTCGCGATGAGGAGGTCGACGTTCGAGATGACCTTGAGCTGGGCCTTCTCCGTCACCGTCGAGAGCAGGATGTAGCCCGCCAGCCCTCCCACATGCAGGGCCAGAGAAGCCGTCACCGAGAACGGGAGCCTTGCTTCCACTTATTTCTTCTGCTCCGTGGCGATCGAGATGGACTTGGCGCCCGCCTCCTTGGCGAGCGACATGAGTTCGGTGAGCCGGCCGTGCGTCGCCTCGCGGTCGGCGCGCAGGACGACGATGCGCGACTCCGAGAGCTGCAGCTTGAGCTCGAGCATGACCTTGAGCTCCGCGACCGTCTTCGCCTCCTGGGCGTCGATGGCGAGGCGGTCGCCCTTCCCGAGCGAGATCGTGACCTTGTCCTTCTCCTCGCCTTCCTGGGTGGTCGCGACGGGGAGCTTCACGTCGAAGGCGGGGCGCGAGAGCAGCGGGGTGGTGACCATGAAGATGATGACGAGCACGAGGCAGACGTCGACGAGCGGCGTCACGTTGATGCCGGTCATCAGCTCTTCCTCGAAGTCGGCGAAGCGCTCGGCGTCGCTCTTCATCCTTTCGCCCCGTCCGCGGGCTTCTCGCCCGGCTTGGCTTCCCGCATGATCGCGAGCTTCTCGGCGCCGGACTGCTTGGCGAGGTCGAGGACCTCGACGACCTCGCCGACCTTGTTCTCGTCGTCGGCGCTGAGGAGGACCATCTTGTCCCTGCTCGCGGCCAGGGCCTGCGCGAGCCGCGCGCCGAGGAGCAGCGGGTCCACGGTCTGGCCGTTCAAGGTCACCTTGCCGTCCTTGAAGAGCCGCAGGGAGACGTTCTCGGCGGCGGAGACCTTGCCCACCGCCGCGCTCGCGCGCGACTCGAGGACCTTGATGCCCGCGGAGAGCGCGAAAGGCGCGATGGCCATGAAGATGATGACGAGCACGAGGCTCACGTCCACCAGCGGCGTGATGTTGATGCTGGTGATCGGCTCGTCGTCGCGCTGACCCGGTGCGGCGCCCATTCTTCGTCTCCGGTGCGGCTTACTTCGCTCCGAGCATGATGAGGAAGCGCGCGGAGGCGACTTCCATCGTCACGGACGTCGTCTTCACCTTGCGCATGAAGTAGTTGTAAAGGATCACGGCCGGAATGGCTACCGCCATTCCGGCTGCGGTCGCAACGAGGGCCTCGGCGATGCCCTTGGCGACGACCGTGGGGCCGCCGATGCCCGAGAGCGCGAGGTCCCGGAAGGCCTTGATGATGCCGACGACCGTGCCGAAGAGGCCGATGAAGGGCGCGGTGTTGCCCATCGTGCCGAGGATGCCGAGATAGCGCTCCATGCGGATGCGCTCCTCGAGGCGCTTGGTCGCGAGCAGCTCCTCGAGGTCCGCCTTCGAGTGCGAGCGGTGGAGAAGCGCGTAGGCGAGCACCTGGGCGACCGGGGCGAAAGTCTTCTGCAGGGAGGCCTGGGCCTGCTCCGCCTTCCCCCCCTCCAGGAGCTTGCGCACGGAGGCGAGGAGGGCGTCGGCGTCGACCTCGGCCTTGCGGAAGAACCACCAGCGCTCGAGGGCGAAGGCGATGGAGATCACGGAGCAGAAGAAGAGGATGATGAGGGTGAAGCTGTCCTTGAGGATGGATACGTAGTCGATGTCCGTCATGTGGGGTTCTCCTCCCGTCTAGTTGGTGCCGGGCAGATTGGGCTGGGCTTTCTTCTTGGGCGCGGGCTTCGGCGCGGCCTTCGGGGCCCCTTCGGTCGGCATGACCTGCGTGCGGTTGATGTCGTCGGGGCTCTCCGTCTGCGGCGCGCCGGCCTTGCGGGGGGCGGCGGAGCCGCCCCGGGGCGCCATCTTGCGCAGGCCTTCGGCGCGCGCGCGCGCGGCCTGGGCGGTCTGAGCGGCGGGCGCGTTGCGACCGATGTCGTCGTAGACGCCGGCGGCCTTCGCGTACTCCTGCTGGCCCTCGTAGAGCTCCCCGAGCTGGATGAGGCCCTGGAGCCGGTACCCGTTGTTCTTGGGGCTCATCGCGAGCAGGCTCTCGAGGGTCCGCGCGGCCTCGTCCTTCTGGCTCATGAGCAGGAGGATCTCTCCGCGGCCGTAGGTCGCCTGCATCGCCGTCGCGGGGTCGGCGGCGTTGGAGAGGATGCGCTCGAGCGTGCCCATCGCGCCGGAGTAGTCCTTGCGGTCCTTCTGGAGCGCGTAGACCTCCCAGAGCGCGGTCTTGCCCGCCTCGTCCTTGAGGCCGACCTGGTTCGCGTAGCGGGCGTAGGCCTCCTGGGCGCGGTCGAGCTTGCCGATGGCCTTGTAGGCCAGCGCGAGGTTGTACTGAGCGGGGCGCACGTACTCGGAGTCCGGATATTCGTCGATGAGCCGCTGGTACTGCTGGGCGGCGTTCTCGAAGTCCTGCTGGCCGTAGTACGCGCTGCCGAGGTGGAAGAGGGCGAGCGCGGTGTCGTCGTTGCGCGGGAAGTTGTCGAGGAAGCGGCGGAAGGCGAAGACGGAGTCCCCGTGACGCCCGGCGTTGAAGTAGGACTCGGCGAGCATGAACTGCGCCTTGCGCAGCTGGGCGCTGCCGGTGTAATCGACGCTGAAGCGCTGGAACTCGACGGCGGCGTCGCCGAACTTCTTCGCCTCGAAGAAGCGGCGCGCGATGCGGTACTGCGCGTCGCCGGCGACGGCGGTGCGCGGCGCGGCCTTGCCCACGGCGTCGAGCGCGGCCTTGAAGTCGAGGCCCGGGGCGCGGTCGAAGACGGCCTCCATGAGGTCGAGCGCGTCGGTCGACTCGGGGGCGGCCGGGAAGCGGGAGAGCAGGGCCTGGCACTCGCGCACGGCGCCCGCGTCGTCCTTCGAGTTGAAGGCGGCCTGGGCGATGCGCAGCTGGGCGAGCGGGAGCTCCTTGGAATCGGGGTAGGCCTCGAGGATGCGCCGGTAGGCGGCGACGGCCTCGGCGTACTTCTGCGCGCGGAAGAGCGTGTCGGCCATCTGGTACTCGGCCTTCGGGGTCTCCGGGGCCTCGGGGTACTTCTCGCGCAGGAGCTTCCACTTCTCGATGGCGTCGGTGTAGTAGCGCAGGTGGTAGAGGCTCATGCCCGCGCGGTAGAGCGCCTGGGGCGCCTCGGCGGCCTTCGGGTTCTCGCGCGCGAACTTCGCGTAGAGCTCCTGCGCCTCTTCGTACTCCTTCTGGTTGAACATGCTGTCGGCGATGCCGAGCTCGTTGAGTCCCGTGAAGGTCTCCGAGGACTTGGCGAGCTGGAGCATGTCCTTGAGCTTTCGGCGGTCCTCCAGCGCGGCGGCGTCGTCGTTGAGGAAGGTGTGGGTCCAGGCGAGGCCGTCGAGCGCGTAGAAGGACGCGAAGTCGTTGGGATAGACCTTGAGCACCATCTCATAGATGGCCTTGGCCTCGTCGACGCGGTTCATCGCGAGGTAGGCCTCGGCCGCGTAGAGGTAGCTCAGCGGGCGCCACTTCGACTGCGAGGGCGGCAGGTGCCGGAAGATGAACTGATACGAGGTCAAGATCGAGTTGAAGGCCTTCTGCTGGTACTGCGTCTTGAGGATGGTCAGCAGGGACTGCTCGGCCACGTCCGAGGTCGGCGCGAGGTCGATGATGCGCTGGAGCGCGGTGATGGCCTCGTTGGTCTGCTTGAGCTGGAGCAGGGCGTTGCCCAGCAGGAGGTAGACGTTCTTCGCCAGCGAGTTCGTCGGGTAGAGCTGCAGGAAGTTCCGGCAGGTCTGCGCGGTCTGGCCCCAGTCGCCGACCTGGTACTGCGACCAGGCGAGCTTGTAGTAGGCCAGCGGGGAGATCTTGATGGTGTCGGGATACTGGGTGATGACGCGGGTGTAGGCGAAGAGCGCCTCGCGGTACTGCTCGTCGACGAGGTAGCTCTCGGCGATGAAGTACTGGGCCAGCGGCGCGAAGAAGTCGCG harbors:
- a CDS encoding biopolymer transporter ExbD, encoding MKSDAERFADFEEELMTGINVTPLVDVCLVLVIIFMVTTPLLSRPAFDVKLPVATTQEGEEKDKVTISLGKGDRLAIDAQEAKTVAELKVMLELKLQLSESRIVVLRADREATHGRLTELMSLAKEAGAKSISIATEQKK
- a CDS encoding biopolymer transporter ExbD produces the protein MGAAPGQRDDEPITSINITPLVDVSLVLVIIFMAIAPFALSAGIKVLESRASAAVGKVSAAENVSLRLFKDGKVTLNGQTVDPLLLGARLAQALAASRDKMVLLSADDENKVGEVVEVLDLAKQSGAEKLAIMREAKPGEKPADGAKG
- a CDS encoding MotA/TolQ/ExbB proton channel family protein translates to MTDIDYVSILKDSFTLIILFFCSVISIAFALERWWFFRKAEVDADALLASVRKLLEGGKAEQAQASLQKTFAPVAQVLAYALLHRSHSKADLEELLATKRLEERIRMERYLGILGTMGNTAPFIGLFGTVVGIIKAFRDLALSGIGGPTVVAKGIAEALVATAAGMAVAIPAVILYNYFMRKVKTTSVTMEVASARFLIMLGAK
- a CDS encoding tetratricopeptide repeat protein yields the protein MKRSLIAVLILAASAASVRAADYGRKEFAGSGLDEEEMFQSASSLYSDAGRAKNASVDAFQRFISRFPDSPRAADAQFMAGEAYMEDALTILKAEAVSKKQSAARLLAPKNVTAVDLLTRAREAFTQVVSRHRKKQSGLSASAQYRLGESAYNAKDWGVAIEEWRKVEKDYNKSYIVPESWMGIVFANLALEQFSQAEANLFLLGETYPNYLKVPEVLYAQGIVSLHKGDYANAEKALKSVNSPEALFYLGKTYLLSKRPFLAAATFEKLIRDFPESVLKEETEFFIGDSFFLAKDFDGAITKYERFLSQYPDSSLKVSALFRIGSAQFQKKNYVEARAHFQSVIDRYARDFFAPLAQYFIAESYLVDEQYREALFAYTRVITQYPDTIKISPLAYYKLAWSQYQVGDWGQTAQTCRNFLQLYPTNSLAKNVYLLLGNALLQLKQTNEAITALQRIIDLAPTSDVAEQSLLTILKTQYQQKAFNSILTSYQFIFRHLPPSQSKWRPLSYLYAAEAYLAMNRVDEAKAIYEMVLKVYPNDFASFYALDGLAWTHTFLNDDAAALEDRRKLKDMLQLAKSSETFTGLNELGIADSMFNQKEYEEAQELYAKFARENPKAAEAPQALYRAGMSLYHLRYYTDAIEKWKLLREKYPEAPETPKAEYQMADTLFRAQKYAEAVAAYRRILEAYPDSKELPLAQLRIAQAAFNSKDDAGAVRECQALLSRFPAAPESTDALDLMEAVFDRAPGLDFKAALDAVGKAAPRTAVAGDAQYRIARRFFEAKKFGDAAVEFQRFSVDYTGSAQLRKAQFMLAESYFNAGRHGDSVFAFRRFLDNFPRNDDTALALFHLGSAYYGQQDFENAAQQYQRLIDEYPDSEYVRPAQYNLALAYKAIGKLDRAQEAYARYANQVGLKDEAGKTALWEVYALQKDRKDYSGAMGTLERILSNAADPATAMQATYGRGEILLLMSQKDEAARTLESLLAMSPKNNGYRLQGLIQLGELYEGQQEYAKAAGVYDDIGRNAPAAQTAQAARARAEGLRKMAPRGGSAAPRKAGAPQTESPDDINRTQVMPTEGAPKAAPKPAPKKKAQPNLPGTN